A genomic window from Martelella lutilitoris includes:
- a CDS encoding LysR family transcriptional regulator produces MEKTSWDHYRTLLAVLDTGTLSGAARRLGLTQPTVGRHIEALEAEAGQQLFTRSQRGLEPTDTARAMRHLAEAMAASADAIRRTASESRSAVAGAVRISASDVIAIEVLPEILAPLMEAHPALDIEVSVSDAVEDILARKADIALRMVEPKQEALLVRHIGTIPIGCFARKEVIERHGAPGTLEEVEKLPTIGFDHELVYIREALDAFGDLKLPAFDFRSDSNLAQLAAIRAGCGFGFCQAPIGRRDPRLEEVLAGQVPLSLPLWVVMHEDLRRSPRCRVTFDALVTGLKAYIG; encoded by the coding sequence ATGGAAAAAACGAGTTGGGACCATTACCGCACCTTGCTGGCGGTGCTCGATACGGGCACGCTTTCGGGCGCCGCTCGCCGGCTTGGACTGACCCAGCCGACTGTCGGCCGCCATATCGAGGCGCTGGAGGCGGAAGCCGGGCAGCAATTGTTCACCCGCTCGCAGCGCGGGCTGGAACCGACGGATACGGCGCGCGCCATGCGCCACCTCGCCGAGGCCATGGCAGCCTCTGCCGACGCAATCCGCCGCACGGCATCGGAAAGCAGAAGCGCGGTTGCCGGCGCCGTCAGGATCAGCGCTTCCGATGTCATCGCCATCGAGGTTCTGCCCGAGATCCTGGCGCCCCTGATGGAGGCCCACCCCGCGCTCGACATCGAGGTTTCGGTCTCCGACGCGGTGGAGGATATTCTGGCGCGCAAGGCCGATATCGCGCTCAGGATGGTGGAGCCGAAGCAGGAGGCGCTGCTGGTGCGCCATATCGGCACGATCCCGATCGGCTGTTTTGCCCGCAAGGAGGTGATCGAGCGCCATGGCGCTCCCGGCACGCTCGAAGAGGTCGAAAAGCTTCCGACCATCGGCTTCGATCACGAGCTGGTCTATATCCGCGAGGCGTTGGACGCCTTCGGCGACCTGAAACTGCCGGCATTCGACTTCCGCTCGGACAGCAATCTCGCCCAGCTTGCGGCGATCCGTGCAGGCTGCGGCTTCGGTTTCTGCCAGGCCCCGATAGGCCGGCGCGATCCCCGCCTTGAAGAGGTGCTGGCGGGACAGGTGCCGCTCAGCCTGCCCCTTTGGGTGGTGATGCACGAGGACCTGCGCCGCTCTCCGCGCTGCCGGGTGACCTTCGATGCGCTGGTGACGGGTCTCAAGGCCTATATCGGATGA